A window of Candidatus Vicinibacter proximus contains these coding sequences:
- a CDS encoding SprB repeat-containing protein, which translates to MKVIIYPNPSVSIDKWHAKCGFANGSATANASGGTSPYTYNWSNGGTTQSISNLSAGNYSVTVTDSKGCTATASTTINNTGPTVDAGSDKSGV; encoded by the coding sequence GTGAAAGTGATCATCTATCCAAACCCAAGTGTAAGCATAGACAAATGGCATGCAAAATGTGGTTTTGCAAATGGCTCAGCCACAGCGAATGCAAGTGGAGGCACCTCACCATATACGTACAATTGGTCCAATGGAGGAACGACACAAAGCATCAGCAATTTATCGGCAGGAAACTACAGTGTTACCGTTACCGACAGCAAAGGATGTACGGCAACAGCGAGTACCACCATCAACAATACAGGCCCTACAGTAGATGCAGGTTCAGATAAATCAGGTGTGTAG
- a CDS encoding ABC transporter permease, whose translation MKVTEIIRLAFESVRYNLLRSVLTLLIIALGITALVGILTSIDGIIYSMSSNFNSLGANSFSIDRKSENFRRHDRGKRTKQSPSVSYQQAQEFKERFGNKAIVSISYGAVGNGIIKYQNKKTNPTVRIRGIDENFFKVMGYEIEYGRSFSTHELEYGISKAIVGKDIIKTLFDDNAEKALMQTITVNDQKYQIIGVLKSKGSSMNEGADRRVLIPLNKSKIEYATLDSDFDLNVSVPIAQQLDDLISQAIGEMRIVRGLKSYEENDFEINKSDGIITFLKDNTVKLRAATIAIGLMTLLGAAIGLMNIMLVSVTERTKEIGIAKALGATRKTILSQFLIEAMMICQMGGIVGILLGIPVGNIVTLLMGGSFIIPWAWIILGFVVCTIVGILSGLYPALKASSLDPVDSLRFE comes from the coding sequence ATGAAAGTAACAGAAATTATTCGACTTGCATTTGAAAGTGTCCGGTACAATTTACTCCGTTCAGTACTAACCCTTTTAATCATTGCTTTGGGCATTACTGCTCTGGTGGGCATTCTTACTTCCATTGACGGTATTATTTACAGCATGAGCAGCAATTTCAATTCCCTTGGAGCAAACTCCTTTTCGATTGACCGTAAGTCTGAAAATTTCAGAAGACATGATCGGGGAAAAAGAACAAAACAATCACCTTCCGTTAGTTACCAACAAGCCCAGGAATTCAAAGAACGATTTGGCAACAAAGCCATTGTTTCCATTTCTTACGGTGCTGTTGGGAATGGAATCATAAAATATCAAAATAAAAAAACCAATCCCACTGTAAGAATCAGAGGCATTGATGAAAATTTTTTTAAAGTAATGGGGTATGAAATTGAGTATGGTCGAAGTTTTTCAACTCATGAACTGGAATATGGAATCAGCAAAGCTATTGTAGGAAAAGACATCATCAAAACTTTGTTCGATGACAATGCTGAAAAAGCTCTGATGCAGACAATAACCGTCAACGACCAAAAATACCAAATCATAGGCGTACTTAAATCCAAGGGTTCAAGTATGAATGAGGGTGCTGACAGAAGAGTTTTAATCCCATTAAATAAATCAAAAATTGAATATGCTACACTGGACTCGGATTTTGACTTGAATGTAAGTGTGCCGATAGCCCAACAATTGGATGATCTGATATCTCAGGCTATCGGCGAGATGAGAATAGTCAGGGGCCTTAAGAGTTATGAGGAAAATGATTTTGAAATAAACAAAAGTGATGGAATCATCACGTTTCTCAAAGACAATACAGTAAAATTGAGGGCTGCAACAATTGCCATCGGTTTGATGACTTTGCTTGGAGCGGCTATTGGACTTATGAATATTATGCTGGTTTCTGTTACAGAACGAACGAAGGAAATCGGCATAGCAAAAGCACTCGGGGCAACAAGAAAAACAATTTTAAGCCAATTTCTTATAGAAGCCATGATGATTTGTCAAATGGGAGGCATCGTAGGAATATTGTTGGGAATCCCTGTGGGTAATATAGTTACCCTATTAATGGGCGGTTCCTTTATCATTCCCTGGGCATGGATAATCCTGGGTTTTGTGGTGTGCACTATTGTAGGTATCCTATCTGGATTATATCCCGCTTTGAAGGCATCTTCACTAGACCCTGTAGATTCTTTGAGATTTGAATAA
- the ruvC gene encoding crossover junction endodeoxyribonuclease RuvC, with amino-acid sequence MLLNPNRILGIDPGTNILGFGVLELNGQQSRVLDCNVIHLKHEEDDQSKLKEIFLQIQEIIETYHTGILSIELPFYGKNAQSMLKLGRAQGVAIAAAMVMGVKIFEFSAKRIKKSVTGNGNASKEQVADMVSRLLNYKIEVHYLDASDALAAAYCYSCQANSAIGPTSKVKNWKSFIKANPDKIIQ; translated from the coding sequence ATGCTCTTAAATCCAAATAGAATTTTAGGAATTGATCCGGGAACCAATATATTGGGATTTGGGGTATTGGAATTGAATGGGCAACAATCCAGAGTTTTGGATTGTAATGTAATCCATTTGAAACACGAAGAAGATGATCAATCCAAGCTAAAAGAAATATTTCTACAAATACAGGAAATCATTGAGACCTATCATACCGGCATTCTGTCGATAGAACTGCCCTTTTATGGAAAAAATGCGCAATCGATGCTAAAGCTTGGACGTGCCCAGGGGGTGGCAATAGCAGCTGCAATGGTCATGGGTGTAAAAATTTTTGAATTTTCTGCCAAAAGGATTAAAAAGTCTGTTACCGGAAATGGGAATGCCTCAAAGGAACAAGTCGCCGATATGGTCAGCAGGTTACTTAATTATAAAATTGAAGTGCACTATCTGGATGCCTCCGATGCACTCGCAGCGGCTTATTGTTACAGTTGTCAGGCAAATTCAGCCATAGGCCCGACTTCGAAAGTCAAAAACTGGAAAAGCTTTATCAAGGCCAATCCAGATAAAATTATCCAATAA
- a CDS encoding DUF4230 domain-containing protein, giving the protein MRLFLMTLSLVLSFAIGFYSGIGFSTKKVKSEVGSTLMLERIREVFKVAAMEAEYSELFTHKDYTWFDLSPFRKVAIVRVKAKVLAGFDLDTSQVKIDEERKTIFLHFQSNAKILSLDHQLDYFDLQQGTFNYFTPQELTLIQDKARDIILRKAEGSDLLKRADARRLELVKGIDELCKNLGWRVEMVITPESKKPFIQ; this is encoded by the coding sequence ATGAGATTATTTTTAATGACCCTGTCCCTCGTATTAAGTTTTGCCATTGGGTTTTATTCAGGAATTGGGTTCAGCACTAAAAAAGTAAAGAGCGAAGTAGGATCTACACTTATGCTGGAGCGTATTCGCGAAGTCTTCAAAGTAGCAGCAATGGAGGCGGAATACAGTGAATTGTTTACACATAAAGATTACACCTGGTTTGATTTAAGTCCATTTAGGAAAGTAGCCATCGTTAGAGTTAAAGCAAAAGTCCTTGCAGGATTTGATTTAGACACCAGTCAGGTTAAAATTGATGAAGAAAGAAAAACAATTTTCCTGCATTTTCAGTCTAATGCAAAAATTTTATCCCTGGATCACCAATTGGATTATTTTGATTTGCAGCAAGGTACATTTAACTACTTCACCCCTCAGGAACTTACCTTAATACAAGATAAGGCCAGAGATATTATATTGAGAAAGGCAGAGGGTTCGGATTTACTTAAAAGGGCAGATGCAAGAAGATTAGAATTAGTCAAAGGCATCGATGAGTTATGTAAAAACCTTGGGTGGAGGGTAGAAATGGTGATCACCCCGGAATCTAAAAAACCTTTTATTCAATAA
- a CDS encoding YceI family protein translates to MKKLIFLFASILVFGNLSAQRYFAKNAYIKFHSDSPMEKIEAVNNTGSTVFDLSSGRVEFAALINAFQFDRALMQEHFNENYMESGKYPKATFKGAIENYSVLDLTKPGNYKVMVSGDMTMHGVTNKIKVPAEVKVEAGGLSSETHFKIKCEDYKISIPSVVRDKIAKEIEVTVKIKYLPMPQK, encoded by the coding sequence ATGAAAAAACTGATTTTCCTATTTGCCTCGATTTTAGTTTTTGGCAATCTAAGCGCCCAAAGATATTTTGCAAAAAATGCATACATTAAATTTCATTCAGACTCTCCAATGGAAAAAATTGAAGCTGTTAACAATACCGGCAGTACAGTTTTTGACTTATCCAGCGGAAGAGTTGAATTTGCTGCTTTAATTAATGCCTTTCAATTTGATAGAGCACTAATGCAAGAGCACTTTAATGAAAATTATATGGAGTCCGGGAAATACCCAAAAGCAACTTTTAAAGGCGCCATAGAAAACTATAGTGTTCTCGATTTAACCAAACCAGGTAATTATAAAGTGATGGTATCCGGAGATATGACTATGCATGGTGTAACCAACAAAATAAAGGTTCCCGCAGAAGTCAAAGTTGAAGCAGGAGGCTTGAGTTCTGAAACACATTTTAAAATCAAATGCGAAGATTACAAAATCTCCATTCCTTCCGTTGTAAGAGATAAAATAGCCAAAGAAATAGAGGTAACTGTAAAAATCAAATACCTCCCAATGCCTCAAAAGTAA
- a CDS encoding anhydro-N-acetylmuramic acid kinase — MELNESGLVLGLMSGTSLDGLDIAACRFKSGGSGKLDFEIVAASSIPYDNYWRSALEQAFYLNPKQLEELSYSYAAFIAEQIKDFYKNHEILPDLISSHGHTVHHRPSDKVSLQIGDGRTIREITGIPTVCNFRIQDVLKGGQGAPLVPIGDDLLFSAFDYCLNLGGFANISWKSEDRRLACDIVPCNMVLNKLANRMNFPYDDRGNLASGGIVQDQLLEEWNQLEYYHLPFPKSLGREWFLNSFEPILNKYQLDTKDLLRTATEHISDQLANFIRKIETGTKAKILLTGGGTYNDYLIKRLSQKLPGHFDLVVPSEVIIDFKEALIFALLGYLRKLGMVNTLNSVTGAYEDHCSGEYFP, encoded by the coding sequence TTGGAATTAAACGAAAGTGGTTTAGTACTTGGGCTGATGTCCGGAACCTCCCTGGATGGTTTAGATATAGCTGCATGTCGATTTAAGTCAGGTGGTTCAGGGAAATTGGATTTTGAAATTGTAGCCGCAAGCTCGATTCCATATGACAATTATTGGCGTAGTGCGTTGGAACAAGCTTTTTATTTGAATCCTAAGCAATTAGAGGAACTCAGTTATTCCTATGCGGCATTCATTGCTGAACAAATCAAAGATTTTTATAAAAATCATGAAATACTACCTGATCTGATATCCAGTCATGGCCACACCGTACACCACAGACCTTCAGATAAAGTTTCTCTACAGATTGGAGATGGAAGAACCATAAGAGAGATTACGGGAATACCTACGGTGTGTAATTTCAGAATTCAGGATGTGTTAAAAGGGGGACAAGGGGCGCCATTAGTCCCGATAGGGGATGATTTGCTTTTTAGTGCTTTTGATTATTGTCTCAATTTGGGTGGATTTGCCAATATTTCTTGGAAATCAGAAGATAGGCGTCTGGCATGTGATATTGTGCCATGCAATATGGTGCTCAATAAATTAGCAAACAGGATGAACTTTCCATATGATGATCGTGGAAATTTAGCATCCGGTGGCATAGTTCAAGATCAACTGTTGGAAGAATGGAATCAATTGGAATACTACCATTTGCCCTTTCCTAAAAGCTTAGGCAGAGAGTGGTTTCTTAATTCTTTTGAACCGATTTTGAATAAATATCAATTGGATACCAAAGACTTATTGCGCACCGCTACAGAGCACATCAGCGATCAGTTGGCAAATTTTATTCGTAAAATTGAAACTGGAACTAAGGCAAAAATTCTTCTGACAGGGGGTGGGACATATAATGACTATTTAATCAAAAGACTAAGCCAAAAGCTTCCAGGGCATTTTGACTTGGTTGTGCCTTCTGAGGTAATTATAGACTTCAAAGAAGCCCTGATATTTGCTCTGTTGGGTTATTTGAGGAAATTGGGTATGGTCAACACTCTGAACTCGGTCACCGGAGCTTATGAAGATCATTGCTCCGGTGAGTATTTTCCATGA
- the prfA gene encoding peptide chain release factor 1 → MELLQKLGAILERFQFLEERMADPEVVTNISEYKKISKEYKDLEQIMKLFHEYKKNLSNIEGAKEILGSGDKEMVEMASEELASAEAEVTRLEEELKLLLVPKDPEDSKDVIFEIRSGTGGNEASLFAGDLFRMYTRYFDMQGWTHEVVFENEGSVGGYNKIVMDVSGTDVYGKLKFESGAHRVQRVPDTEASGRIHTSAATVVVMPKLELEDVNINKSDLKVDTFRSSGAGGQHVNKTESGVRFTHLPTGAVAESTDSRSQHKNREIAMGRLIQKIRDSQVEQHESAIAAKRKTLVGSGDRSDKIRTYNFPQNRMTDHRINLTMYNLGDIMNGHIDEIIEALRVAENLEKLKQAEEV, encoded by the coding sequence ATGGAATTATTGCAAAAATTAGGGGCTATTCTTGAGCGATTCCAGTTTCTGGAAGAGCGTATGGCTGACCCTGAGGTTGTCACCAACATCTCAGAGTACAAAAAGATCAGCAAGGAATATAAAGACCTTGAGCAAATCATGAAGCTGTTTCATGAATACAAGAAAAATTTATCCAATATTGAAGGAGCAAAAGAGATCCTGGGATCTGGGGATAAAGAAATGGTGGAAATGGCCAGTGAGGAATTGGCATCGGCGGAAGCGGAGGTAACCAGGTTGGAAGAAGAATTGAAACTGCTCTTAGTGCCAAAGGATCCTGAAGACAGCAAGGATGTTATATTTGAAATTCGTTCAGGAACAGGCGGAAATGAAGCTAGTTTGTTTGCCGGAGACCTGTTTAGAATGTACACCAGGTATTTTGATATGCAGGGCTGGACCCATGAAGTTGTTTTTGAGAATGAAGGTTCAGTAGGTGGTTATAACAAAATTGTGATGGATGTATCTGGTACGGATGTGTATGGAAAGTTAAAATTTGAATCCGGAGCGCATAGGGTTCAACGTGTTCCAGATACAGAAGCATCGGGAAGAATACACACTTCCGCAGCGACGGTTGTGGTAATGCCGAAGCTAGAGTTAGAAGATGTAAACATCAACAAGTCAGATCTCAAAGTGGATACATTCAGATCTTCCGGAGCGGGAGGTCAGCACGTCAACAAAACAGAATCCGGTGTACGATTTACACACCTTCCTACAGGGGCTGTTGCGGAAAGTACAGACAGCAGAAGCCAACATAAGAACAGAGAAATTGCGATGGGTAGATTAATTCAGAAAATCCGTGACAGCCAGGTGGAGCAACACGAATCAGCCATTGCAGCGAAAAGAAAAACGCTTGTGGGATCCGGTGATCGATCTGACAAAATCCGGACCTATAATTTTCCACAAAACCGCATGACTGATCACAGGATTAATCTGACGATGTATAATTTAGGAGATATTATGAATGGGCATATCGATGAAATTATCGAAGCATTGAGAGTTGCAGAAAACCTGGAAAAGCTAAAGCAGGCAGAGGAAGTTTAA
- a CDS encoding DUF3108 domain-containing protein, whose product MRLLFLSFYLLMIFGVSPIFARDTPFVAGERIVYKLYYNWNFVWLSAGEVIFEIKDEGDYYHIDVTGRTYPSYEWFYKVRDKYHSYIDKKTLLPVLYIRDIQQGSYIHYEKIEFDYINKRITSYTGRTMKEARPKVIPMPYHVYDLVSSMYFLRGINLNEFKSSKKVDFSLVLDNRIYDMDLICQKEHKNFSVKESGNFKVLECQGELISGGMFKEDTKMKVYVGDDENKLPLVIESPLAVGSVKAVLKSYENLKHPLTSKK is encoded by the coding sequence ATGCGTTTACTATTTTTAAGTTTTTATTTGCTCATGATCTTTGGGGTATCCCCAATTTTTGCAAGAGATACACCATTTGTAGCGGGAGAAAGGATTGTATACAAGTTGTACTATAATTGGAATTTTGTATGGCTTTCTGCAGGTGAAGTAATATTTGAGATTAAAGATGAGGGGGATTATTATCATATTGATGTAACAGGGAGGACGTATCCATCCTATGAGTGGTTTTATAAAGTCAGGGATAAGTACCACAGTTATATTGATAAAAAGACACTGTTGCCTGTTTTGTATATAAGAGACATTCAACAAGGTTCTTACATACATTATGAGAAAATTGAGTTTGATTACATAAATAAACGAATAACATCTTATACAGGTCGCACAATGAAAGAAGCCCGACCAAAAGTTATTCCAATGCCTTACCATGTTTACGATTTGGTTTCTTCCATGTATTTCCTGCGTGGAATCAATCTCAATGAATTTAAATCTTCTAAAAAAGTGGATTTTAGTTTGGTTCTGGATAACAGAATCTACGATATGGATCTCATTTGTCAGAAGGAGCACAAAAATTTTAGTGTAAAGGAAAGCGGCAATTTCAAAGTCCTTGAATGTCAAGGCGAGTTAATTTCAGGTGGGATGTTTAAAGAAGATACAAAGATGAAAGTCTATGTGGGGGATGATGAAAATAAACTTCCCTTAGTTATTGAATCGCCATTGGCAGTAGGATCTGTTAAAGCAGTTTTAAAAAGTTATGAAAATCTAAAACATCCTTTGACTTCCAAAAAATAA
- a CDS encoding HlyC/CorC family transporter, translating to MLVFWIVLFLLLSAFFSGTEIAFFTANKLGVEVRKNRGSSSGKILSDFYDHPDKFIAVTLVGNNIALVTLSFLLTSFFGELLNPLYFEEGTKIVVNTFLVTTVILIFGEFLPKILFRLYSNELLSICAYPILFFYKLLYVPSRLMSGLSNFMIRKFMKESKPHSRYRFSLLDLEHYLDGTMNISDEDIDTDIFKNTLNLKQVRVKSCMIPRNEIIHIDVSESKEDLITLFAESKLSRIIVTDGDIDNVLGYVHHQQMFKDSKSIKSMIMDMPFVPETLNVYDLMVRMNKLRLSVSCVVDEFGGTSGIITQEDILEEIFGEIEDEHDREEFIEKVISDDEYVFSGRLEINYLNNTYDFNFPEGEYHTLSGYLITSTGKIPEQGMEIELDGYKFVFELMSDTKIETVRLIRITQ from the coding sequence ATGCTTGTCTTTTGGATTGTATTGTTTTTACTGTTGAGTGCATTTTTTTCAGGCACTGAAATTGCCTTTTTTACAGCCAATAAATTGGGTGTTGAAGTCAGAAAGAACAGGGGGTCTTCCAGTGGCAAAATTTTGTCCGATTTTTATGATCACCCGGATAAATTCATAGCGGTGACCCTTGTAGGCAATAATATAGCTCTTGTAACCCTCTCCTTCCTGCTTACTTCTTTTTTCGGAGAACTTTTGAATCCGCTGTATTTTGAAGAAGGAACCAAAATTGTGGTCAATACATTTTTGGTAACTACAGTCATTTTGATTTTCGGAGAATTCCTGCCCAAAATTCTTTTCAGACTTTACTCTAATGAGTTACTTTCCATTTGTGCATATCCAATATTATTCTTTTATAAACTTCTATATGTGCCTTCCAGACTTATGTCGGGATTGTCCAACTTTATGATTAGAAAATTTATGAAAGAGTCCAAACCTCATTCAAGGTATAGGTTTTCCTTGCTTGATCTGGAGCATTATTTGGATGGCACAATGAATATTTCAGATGAAGATATAGATACAGATATTTTCAAGAATACACTTAATCTAAAACAGGTCAGGGTAAAAAGTTGTATGATCCCAAGAAATGAAATCATACATATAGATGTCTCAGAATCCAAGGAGGATCTCATTACTTTATTTGCTGAATCCAAGTTGTCCAGAATAATTGTAACAGATGGTGACATTGATAATGTACTTGGTTATGTGCATCACCAGCAAATGTTTAAAGATTCAAAAAGCATTAAGTCCATGATCATGGACATGCCATTTGTTCCGGAGACATTAAACGTTTATGACTTAATGGTGCGGATGAATAAATTGAGACTTTCTGTTTCTTGTGTGGTAGATGAATTTGGAGGAACTTCCGGGATTATCACACAGGAGGATATTTTGGAAGAAATTTTTGGCGAAATTGAAGATGAACACGACAGAGAAGAGTTTATTGAAAAAGTGATTTCGGATGATGAATATGTTTTTTCAGGTAGGCTAGAAATCAATTATTTGAATAATACTTATGATTTTAATTTTCCTGAAGGAGAGTATCATACTTTATCCGGTTATTTAATAACCTCCACCGGAAAAATTCCTGAGCAGGGTATGGAAATCGAATTGGATGGGTATAAATTTGTTTTTGAGTTGATGAGTGACACTAAAATTGAGACCGTCAGATTGATCAGAATCACCCAGTAG